In Elephas maximus indicus isolate mEleMax1 chromosome 25, mEleMax1 primary haplotype, whole genome shotgun sequence, the genomic stretch CTTTCTGGCTCCTGGTGAATCTGGAATCACATCTTCGTTAGTTTGCAGAGATGCTTCCTCGGTGTTTCCATGATGGGGGCATGCACTTTCCTTTTTCATCTTATTGCACAGATACTTTGTTgtgatgggtttgattttgtattttaacttttttataaCAAGAGCTAGAAGAGGAACCAGTGATGTCTAAGACTCACGATCATCGGTTGAAATCAAGTCCCAACCTTATGGAAGTGTGTGCTAAATCGCCTGCCTCCCTGGAGATGACTCAGAATGTTTCAAAGGAAAGAATTCACCTTGGCTCTAGTCCTCAAAAAGGGGGAAGTTGTGATCTCAGCCACCAGGAAGGACTTCAGTCCAGGTCCCTTCATTTGTCCCCCCAAGAACAATCTATCCATCATCAAGGCAGAAGGCAATCCTGGCGGCGTGCAAGTATGAAAGGAATGAACCGGCGGAAGTCCCTGCCTCCCTTTCACCAGGGCATCACAGGTGGGGTGCTATCTACTAAGACAGTGACGTTCCAGCTCAGTTAAGAGGCAGTGAGGTATGGCGGAAAGAGCATAGGAGCATAGACTTGACTTTGCTGACTTTGAGCAAATTACTTCATGTgaactctttgagcctcagtttcctcatccataaaatggagacTGTACTACCCACCTTGTGGGAATAGTCTAAGATTATAAGTACTAATGTAAAACACTTAGTGAGTGTTTAGTATCATCGCCATTTAAATCGTATTAGCTGCCCGTTGTAATCTATACCATGAATAGAAATTGTGACTTACAGTTGTCCAACACTCCCCTCTGCTAGGATCAGAGGCGTTAAAGATGCCTTCCTGTGCTTTCTGCCTTATACCTTAAAGTGGAACAGAAGGTGGGTAGGTTGGCACTTGATTTTAGACCTTATAACTGAAAATATTTCAGAGGGAAGACACAGAAAAATACTGAGCATGAAAACCTAGTTTTTAGGAATGCTGTATTTGAATGTAATTTGTATGATTTTGTGTGAATTTACTGCAGTAACTTTATCTCAGCATCAAACTACAGGATATAATGTGGAAAGTCTAGCACATTTCAGGAAGAACTTGGtagatgtgtgaccttgagcagtcTGCTTAACCTCTTTTGCCCTAAGGCCCTCATCAGTAAACTGGGGATGGTAACGGTACCTGTCACACACAGGGTTGTGTGAGGATTAATATTTATAAATGAGTTGATACATAACATAGTACTTGGCACAGAGTAAACTCTCAAATGTTAGCTATTGTGATTATTTTTAAGATATTACCCCACTTCCAAGTGACCAGATGTCTAGAAGTAAACCTGGGAAAAAACAGCTACCCAGCGTATCAGTAAATGGCTGTCACAGTGTCCATGTAGCTTACTCCATAGGTGTACCAAGAAGACATCAGCAGTTCCCTAAGATTCCTCCCCCCCCCACCATCTCTACCCTAGAGCATATGGGCTTAAAATTCTGAATAACAGAAAATCATTGATGTAGTGGGACTGGCTATCTCCTTGTTATTCCTGACTACCTACCGAGTTTCCTTGGTTACAGACAAGGTATCCTGCTCttcttgactcatagcaatgagAATTAAGAAAGGAGATGAGAACTGTAAAAACAGAGCCAGCTTAGCCCGGAGGGCAAAAAGATAGATATCTCTCGTAATTCTCAAAGCACACTTTCTTTGCTGTATAATAACTGGAGTTATCTAAATGGagataatgagaaaaaaagaatatatacctCCTGGAGTTGTTTGAGGATTATGTAAAATGTATATGGACACCATCCAATTCAGGCTGAtgactcactgtgtgaccttgggcatgttacCTCTTTACCTGCTACCTAGCCATTGtgcctcagttttatcatctgtaaaatggaatcgATAAGAGTGCTTGCCTGAAGGTCTAATGAGATGTGTGTAAAGCATTTAacaaaatgccttttctacagcATTCAACAAATGCTTGCTAGCGGTGTTATTATTAAGTCATTATAGAGAGGCAGCATGGTATTAGTGGGAAAAACACAGGTTTTGGTGACAGACTTGGGTTTGCATTCTGGCTCCACTTATCCCTGGCCTCAGATATGTCATctgctctctgagcttcagtttcctcatttgtaaaacagagcTAATAATGCGTCCTTTGCAGGACTTATTAAAGGACTCTTAAGATGATGTATCTGAAGCACATAAGTGTCAGTCATAAAAATGCTCAAACATTCCCATATACTTTCTTCCAGTGGTGAATACgagtcctcaaaaaaaaaagttaaatttctttttatctacGTTGTTTAACAAGATAAGATTTTAATGTAAATACACAGGAAAACTTCTTATAAACGTTTTTCAAAGTTTTGGATGCATAGATGGGTAAATGTGATCTTCAAGTGATCTTGGAAAAATTAGATGTGACTATGAATTCTCCCTTTAACCGGAGGGGGCTGCTTGAGTGTTCTGGTCTTAAGCTGGACTGCGCCAAGAAGGAGGAAGTTTTCCAGTTTTGTTACTTTGTTAAGTGTATAAGTATCTAGCTCTTTAATGTGGTATTTTATGTTAGCGCTCAGCAGATCCATCAGTGTCAACTTAGCAGAAAGTAAGCGGCTTGGCGCCCTCCTGCTTTCCAGCTTCCAGGTGAGATGCTTGGGACTGGGAGacgctttctttcttttttttttttaaactcactgTCACAaccccaaacagaaattaataCGTGATACACTGGTTAAGATTAAAACATATTTCTCCCTAATTGGGATTAATTTAAAAGCCACGTTTATTCCCCTTTAACTGACTTCTCGCTGGATTGGGCTCTCTGCCGGTCCCATTGGTACTGCGGATGGGtgactgctgcagctgctgctgctcctgctaaCTAAGCTGCTGCAGAAGTTTCGCCAGTTCAGTATCCTTTGCTCAATGGCAACAAATGATGGGAATTTATAGTGGGCAGAGTTCAAAATCGAAGTTAATGTGGACATTTTAGGTCCAGCTGTATACTAAGATAATATTTGACCCATGCTATATAATTTTATTGAACAAGTTATGTATTAACGTGGCTAATGCTTACATCATTGTAGATAAGCACATAAATTTTATGAATAAGAATCAACACAAAGCGGTTGTTATAGGGTAGAGATCAAGCATATCTCTTGATTTCCAACTTGTTCATTGTCTGACAGCAGCTTCTCCCTTCCTCACGgcactctatttctctgctgagtttggtaATTTGCTGCAATGTGACataactcacagactatacttaACCAGTTATATGGTCTGTTAAGGTAAAGAGTACAACTCAGgagtcactcaaaatatgaacAGGCAAGaataacaggatacaactcagaaGCAAAATAAAGGCACTTAAGGCAAGGCTTGTAAGGGTCCCTGAAGCAGAGGGTATGACATCCCTCCCCTAGGAAGCTCTCCTTCCAGGATTCTCTCCCACAGGAAGCTTCCTCAAGACTCAGTGTTTCAGGCTTTTATCAGCTAGCTCACATGCTCATTTTGTTAACCAGGTTGGCTCCCAGACTGACTCCCACTCGTTAATACAAACCCTCAGATGTAGCCAATGTAGCCCAATTGCTCTAAGGATTATTTCACAGAGGCTAGGGACAAAGGCCAAACTGCTTGACGAAAAGTAACTTTTAACCTCAcagcacattatttgtgtaaattaAGTGATCTTTTATTTCCTGAACCAAAAGTCAAAAGGTATACTCTGACCAAAAAAGAGTTTTTTCCTCAtctgtttatttgttcatttgaaAAGTCTTagatataaaaattaaatcatgTTTAGTTTTACGTGTATTAAATCTAAAGTTACGTGAACTCAGGACTGACCCGGAAAATCTTGGTGGTTGTATTCaaaatgcttttctttccttAGTTCTCTGTTCAGAAACTGGAACCTTTCCTAAGGGACACTGAGGGCTTCAGTCTTGAAAGTTTTAGAGCCAAAGGTAAGTTGCTAGAATAGGTGAGTATGATTTGATTCTGGGCTGTACCCTCTCTTAAGGTCAGCTGAAGCCTCACTTGTAGGACCCCcattcctatttttttaattcctattttaGAAATAAGAATATGTGCTTATGTTATAATTTCAGAGGTACAAAGGTGGAGAATGAGCTTCCCCCCCAGGCTTTGCTGTTTTCCCAAGAGGCAGTCACAGCCACTAGTTTCTGTCATGTCTTTGCAGAGATATTTTTTGCATTTCCAaacatttatgttttttaaatcaaatgcatacatatttgtccttttttaaacCTAATTTATCTTGCAGATTGTTTCGTATTGCACATATAGAGCTGCCTTGACACTCTGGCAGCCGTATACTAGTCCATTATGTAAATGTACTATATCTGCTTTAACCAGTTATTTGTCGTTGGGCTTTTAAGGTTGTTTCCAGTCTTTTACTGTTACAATAAATACTGTAATTAATACCTTTTTACACAAAACTTTTGGCAtatatgcaaataaaaataagataaatttctAGAATTAAGAGTTACTAGGTCAAATGAAATGATAGGAGTTACCAGATTGCCTTCCGTAGAGGTTCAAtcattttattctctcaccaGCAATATATGCAAGTGCTCTTTTCTCCTACACACCTACAATTTTATcagacttagatttttttttaccattcggTATGTGGTAACgggtattttgtatttttaacttacgttcctttttcctttaaagggttaagcattttaaaatattttttagagccatttgtactttattttttgtgtactgtctcttcatatcctttgttcatttttttaaggtGACATGTTGGTCTCTTTGCTATTAATTTGTAGGAACTCTGTATATTAAGGAAATTAGCTGTTTGTGATATAAGTTGCAAATATCCTTTCCCAGAAGTCAGTTTTAACTCTATGTAGTAGCTGTTCTACTAACAGTTCGACTACACAATAACCCACAGTCTGAAATACTCTGTTACCCAGAAAATATATGAATTCAGACTTACTTGCTAGTTAAAATTGTTTCTCTCAGAATTGCACCGTCATCTTAATTAGCATAGATGTGCCAGAGTTATCTTGACAGCTAGTTAGCATGCCCTTTTCTCTCTGCGTTCTTCACTGAATGCAATAGTGAACTCTTCAGATCTACACAGAGACCCGTTTTCGTCTTAGGCCCATGACTCTGTCTCCCACATGTCTTATTACACCCTTGCCCATTGCCTGGcttttataaatatgtttttcTTTCCAGTGCCATGGGTTCAAATTTCTTGAAAGAAATGTCACATTCAGATATACTTTCCTAACTGCATTCGTACCGGTCAAGCATACAAACACCATCATGAATGCCATAAAGAGTTGTCTTCCAATTTATCCAGTCTACTAAAGAAGGAAGATAAAACTTTTCTGCGTATTTATACCACTTTCTTGGGTGGGTGAGGATCAGAATGTAACAAGGAACCATAAAGACCATCCTAAGTATGTTATATCTTTGTCAGCAGCTCACTGTGAAAGtttatatttatctttattttataacaAGTAACTTTTTTCTCTCTTAGCGTCTTCTCTTTCTGAAGAATTAAAACATTTTGCAGACAAACTGGAAAGTGATGGAACTCTACAAAAATGCTTTGAAAAGTCAAAAGGGTAAGAGCAATTTCTTCTGTCATAAATTATAATTGAATTAGACAGTTGTTCATTTACTCAATCAACATTTCTCCAGTATTTTCTATATACCAGGCTCTTCTAGATAACTGGTGATGTAGTGATAAAGAAGTCAAACAGGCCCCACTTTTCATAAAGCTTACATTGTACTAAGAGAGACagtcaaaataaatacataaaaagaagtAATTTCAGCCAGTGCTAGTTTTAAGAAATCAATAAATGTGATAGTGACTTCAGGGAGTGAGCAACTTTAGCTAGTGTTCGGGGAAGACCTTTGAGGATACGACCATTGGGCTGAGACCTGAGAGACATGAATGATGAGAAGGAATCAGCCATGGAAAGACAAGGGTAAAAGCGTTGTTCAGATCTTTGCTAGCTACGCAAGTTGGAGATAAACTCATGTTCTTTGGCTGTTGGCGAGCCAGAATTTTAGCAGCAATTGAAAAATCTCATGCCGCAGCTGGTAGTTCCTCCACAGGGACAAGGCCACCATACCCAAACCCCTCCTCCCTTTGCCCTGAACTATATCATGTCACTTGGGCTTACATTATGAACTAACTTTTGACTTCACAGAGGTATACTTTTCCACAGGCTCTTAGATTGATGTTGCTAGTcaggaaatgaaaaatattttagttcAACATAACATTTCTTTAATGCAGTGTGTTTAAGCACCTGTCTGCATCTCAGCCAGAGTTTGGTAGAGGCTGTGTATTACAGGCCTCAGTAGAAAAACATGAATGAAAGGTGGCACAAATAATTTGCCTTTGCCAGGCAGAGTTCCAAATACATCTGTCATATTTAGCATCTTCATTGCCTGCTTTTTTTCCATTAGAATTAATTACTCtaaatgtagaatggtacaactgtgatggaaaaaaatatggcacctccttaagaAGCGAGAAATGGAagtaccatatgatacagcaatcccatgCCCAGGAATGTAtccacgaatagacatatgcacacccatgttcactgcagcattattcagagtagcaaacagatggaagcagcctaagtgtccatcagcCGATAAATgggtaaactgtggtacatacacacattggAATAAAGGGATAAA encodes the following:
- the DSN1 gene encoding kinetochore-associated protein DSN1 homolog isoform X2 — translated: MTSVSRSETVRELEEEPVMSKTHDHRLKSSPNLMEVCAKSPASLEMTQNVSKERIHLGSSPQKGGSCDLSHQEGLQSRSLHLSPQEQSIHHQGRRQSWRRASMKGMNRRKSLPPFHQGITALSRSISVNLAESKRLGALLLSSFQFSVQKLEPFLRDTEGFSLESFRAKASSLSEELKHFADKLESDGTLQKCFEKSKGKELDLSLEASVAEMKEYIAKFSSERQAWDHLLLHYQKEAEEISRSAEGKGIEVEVEPTTYLGSSQSEVLNTKPDYQKILQNQEKVFDCMELVMDELQGSAKQLHAFMDESTQCLQKVSVQLGKRSMQRVDPSPARKLLKLRLRNPPTTHCTGSCQ
- the DSN1 gene encoding kinetochore-associated protein DSN1 homolog isoform X1, yielding MTSVSRSETVRELEEEPVMSKTHDHRLKSSPNLMEVCAKSPASLEMTQNVSKERIHLGSSPQKGGSCDLSHQEGLQSRSLHLSPQEQSIHHQGRRQSWRRASMKGMNRRKSLPPFHQGITALSRSISVNLAESKRLGALLLSSFQFSVQKLEPFLRDTEGFSLESFRAKASSLSEELKHFADKLESDGTLQKCFEKSKGKELDLSLEASVAEMKEYIAKFSSERQAWDHLLLHYQKEAEEISRRSAEGKGIEVEVEPTTYLGSSQSEVLNTKPDYQKILQNQEKVFDCMELVMDELQGSAKQLHAFMDESTQCLQKVSVQLGKRSMQRVDPSPARKLLKLRLRNPPTTHCTGSCQ
- the DSN1 gene encoding kinetochore-associated protein DSN1 homolog isoform X3 gives rise to the protein MTSVSRSETVREEEPVMSKTHDHRLKSSPNLMEVCAKSPASLEMTQNVSKERIHLGSSPQKGGSCDLSHQEGLQSRSLHLSPQEQSIHHQGRRQSWRRASMKGMNRRKSLPPFHQGITALSRSISVNLAESKRLGALLLSSFQFSVQKLEPFLRDTEGFSLESFRAKASSLSEELKHFADKLESDGTLQKCFEKSKGKELDLSLEASVAEMKEYIAKFSSERQAWDHLLLHYQKEAEEISRRSAEGKGIEVEVEPTTYLGSSQSEVLNTKPDYQKILQNQEKVFDCMELVMDELQGSAKQLHAFMDESTQCLQKVSVQLGKRSMQRVDPSPARKLLKLRLRNPPTTHCTGSCQ
- the DSN1 gene encoding kinetochore-associated protein DSN1 homolog isoform X4; translation: MSKTHDHRLKSSPNLMEVCAKSPASLEMTQNVSKERIHLGSSPQKGGSCDLSHQEGLQSRSLHLSPQEQSIHHQGRRQSWRRASMKGMNRRKSLPPFHQGITALSRSISVNLAESKRLGALLLSSFQFSVQKLEPFLRDTEGFSLESFRAKASSLSEELKHFADKLESDGTLQKCFEKSKGKELDLSLEASVAEMKEYIAKFSSERQAWDHLLLHYQKEAEEISRRSAEGKGIEVEVEPTTYLGSSQSEVLNTKPDYQKILQNQEKVFDCMELVMDELQGSAKQLHAFMDESTQCLQKVSVQLGKRSMQRVDPSPARKLLKLRLRNPPTTHCTGSCQ